Proteins from a genomic interval of Nostoc sp. GT001:
- a CDS encoding MobB protein, whose product MPLSPIVKQGMVSNSIKRTKSIKVYLFEQEKTTIEEKAIATGVTASEYLRSCGLRRVLTAKPSVDLITIRATAGNLKSELMMLSHLAKETNNQQILDTVNNAIALVDQTIAAAFNLDVPDKSPSSQNK is encoded by the coding sequence ATGCCACTCAGTCCCATAGTAAAACAAGGTATGGTAAGTAACTCCATAAAGCGAACCAAATCCATCAAGGTATACCTCTTTGAGCAAGAGAAAACTACCATTGAGGAAAAAGCGATCGCCACAGGGGTAACTGCATCTGAATATTTACGTTCCTGTGGGTTAAGGCGGGTACTAACGGCAAAACCATCTGTCGACTTGATAACTATCCGCGCTACTGCTGGAAACCTCAAAAGCGAACTGATGATGTTATCTCACTTAGCAAAGGAAACAAACAACCAGCAAATTTTGGATACTGTCAATAATGCGATCGCACTCGTAGATCAGACCATAGCTGCTGCATTTAACCTAGACGTTCCAGACAAATCACCCTCAAGCCAAAATAAATAA
- a CDS encoding TetR/AcrR family transcriptional regulator produces the protein MTAQSSHARQQILETASELFYQKGIQHVGINEVIAVSGVAKRTLYRWFPSKDLLIEEVMKYRAVQWLRWFEDAVSERGITPKERLLATFDVLREWYSSPNFRGCPFINAVLEIADASHKAHQVSVELRESIRQIIVRLAAEAGVKNPEFFSQQYLLLIGGASLMATIEQSANGATFAQSALSVLIDANIEN, from the coding sequence ATGACTGCCCAATCAAGCCACGCTCGACAACAAATCCTAGAAACGGCTTCTGAACTCTTTTATCAGAAGGGAATTCAGCATGTCGGCATTAATGAAGTCATTGCAGTATCAGGTGTTGCTAAACGCACACTTTACCGTTGGTTTCCGTCTAAAGACCTGTTAATCGAGGAAGTGATGAAATATCGCGCTGTTCAGTGGTTACGCTGGTTTGAGGATGCAGTGTCAGAGCGAGGCATTACACCCAAAGAACGTTTACTAGCAACGTTTGATGTGTTGCGTGAGTGGTACTCAAGTCCCAATTTTCGCGGTTGTCCGTTCATCAATGCTGTTTTAGAAATTGCCGATGCCTCTCATAAAGCACATCAAGTTTCAGTAGAATTACGTGAGTCGATTCGACAAATTATTGTGCGCTTGGCAGCTGAGGCTGGTGTCAAAAATCCAGAATTCTTTTCACAACAGTACCTTCTGCTGATTGGAGGAGCCAGCTTAATGGCAACAATCGAACAGTCAGCCAACGGAGCAACGTTTGCTCAAAGTGCGCTCTCAGTTCTGATTGATGCGAATATAGAGAATTGA
- a CDS encoding carboxymuconolactone decarboxylase family protein: protein MKFTIHTIDTAPQDSKAALVHAQQTFGFIPNLEGVFAQAPALLKGSMALWDLFATTSFSPIEQQIIYLTVNYEHECHYCMAAHSGLAKMMGMKSEDIQALRDGIPLQDSKLQALRHFTQRMIQARGWVEDSEIEEFLADGYGKQQVLEVILGIAIKVMHNYTNHIAKTPLDKPFQPYIWSKPLSRASTVFDRTGKAIAF from the coding sequence ATGAAATTTACTATTCACACGATTGATACCGCACCTCAAGACTCTAAAGCGGCATTAGTTCACGCACAACAAACGTTTGGGTTTATTCCAAATTTAGAGGGAGTTTTCGCCCAAGCACCTGCATTACTTAAAGGTTCGATGGCACTATGGGATTTGTTTGCTACGACAAGTTTCAGCCCAATTGAACAGCAAATCATTTATTTAACAGTGAATTATGAACACGAGTGTCACTACTGCATGGCAGCCCATTCCGGCTTGGCAAAGATGATGGGTATGAAGAGTGAAGATATTCAAGCGTTACGTGATGGCATCCCACTCCAAGATTCAAAATTACAAGCACTACGTCATTTTACACAACGAATGATTCAAGCACGGGGTTGGGTTGAAGATAGTGAAATTGAGGAATTTTTAGCAGATGGTTATGGTAAACAGCAAGTGCTAGAAGTCATTCTGGGCATAGCAATTAAAGTGATGCACAACTACACAAATCACATTGCTAAAACGCCCCTTGATAAACCATTTCAGCCATACATTTGGTCAAAGCCTTTGTCGAGGGCATCAACAGTATTTGACCGAACTGGAAAGGCGATCGCATTCTAG
- a CDS encoding ParM/StbA family protein produces MPKTKEKTDVKKVVITIDMGASKTKAIAQEYPEGKPVVLLFDSEVADVAKASIESVQQEGSPESRIWVGIGDEYCALGELARRRFGGISQLKELKYELAVPKICGAFWLAKEKLNLGNDVAAYLSILLPPGEMQDKEQLQVRLKDAFRGFDTPAGKMRVKMLRYDAASEGSGIFFHRRRSLGNNMPASMYVMLGYRNASIFTFRSGSIGTGITSNFGMSWLMNNFTSKTSGLSPDNPNIIEVLVEAGVSCDSQVMQKLSRKRKGDEIQLDGELMSKALLLARDEYWRAIVRWLRSKMDDDIEELVFCGGTADYIRPEIDAYFQKEGIKVSWHGNIFIPDEISSGIGNRMADVWALYQYMIIQFDELTGYTRSEVVLLTKSAEGSTDEEVKRKYNFTPCERPSTFIAVNENV; encoded by the coding sequence ATGCCCAAAACTAAGGAGAAAACAGACGTAAAAAAGGTAGTAATTACGATTGACATGGGTGCAAGTAAAACCAAGGCGATCGCTCAGGAGTATCCAGAGGGAAAGCCTGTTGTTTTACTTTTCGACTCAGAAGTAGCAGATGTTGCTAAAGCTTCGATTGAGAGCGTTCAACAAGAAGGTAGTCCTGAATCTCGTATTTGGGTAGGAATAGGTGATGAGTACTGCGCCTTGGGAGAGCTTGCCCGTCGTCGATTTGGGGGTATATCGCAACTGAAGGAGCTAAAGTACGAACTGGCAGTCCCTAAAATTTGTGGTGCATTTTGGCTGGCTAAGGAGAAGTTGAACCTGGGTAATGATGTTGCAGCTTACTTGAGCATCCTGCTGCCGCCCGGTGAAATGCAAGACAAAGAACAGTTACAAGTGCGGTTGAAAGATGCGTTTCGAGGATTTGATACACCAGCAGGTAAGATGCGGGTAAAAATGCTTCGTTATGATGCAGCTTCTGAGGGTAGTGGGATATTTTTTCACCGTAGGCGATCGCTTGGCAATAATATGCCTGCTTCTATGTATGTGATGCTTGGTTATCGCAACGCAAGTATTTTCACCTTTCGCAGTGGTTCAATTGGTACGGGAATAACCAGTAATTTTGGTATGTCTTGGCTGATGAATAATTTTACTTCCAAGACATCGGGACTAAGCCCTGATAATCCCAATATTATCGAGGTGTTGGTAGAAGCTGGGGTTAGTTGTGACTCCCAGGTGATGCAGAAACTCTCACGCAAGCGCAAAGGTGATGAAATTCAACTTGATGGCGAATTGATGTCCAAGGCTTTATTGCTTGCTAGAGATGAATATTGGCGTGCGATCGTCAGATGGTTGCGCTCGAAGATGGATGATGATATTGAAGAACTGGTGTTTTGCGGAGGGACTGCGGATTATATTCGTCCAGAAATAGACGCTTACTTCCAGAAAGAGGGGATTAAGGTATCTTGGCACGGTAATATTTTTATACCTGATGAGATATCTTCCGGTATTGGCAATCGGATGGCGGATGTCTGGGCGCTCTACCAATATATGATTATTCAGTTTGATGAGTTGACTGGTTATACCCGCTCTGAGGTTGTACTGCTAACTAAATCCGCTGAAGGTAGTACAGATGAAGAAGTTAAACGTAAGTATAATTTTACGCCTTGTGAGCGACCTAGTACCTTTATTGCTGTGAACGAGAATGTTTGA
- a CDS encoding ParA family protein produces MPANLTLSIETNAGGVAKSTISYNLAYELGVRGYSVALLDIDPNESLTLFCGLGEFKTQGTMANVYHPDFNGNWALVTAWQGKIDKIQVCKGGKELHETIREVSKDLRGAYTLADRLSDYPLSHDFVIIDCPATLEPLPLTALAASSHVLIPIQPEYKASQSAAAMIEWYYFNCKRLRLKPTPKILGIVPTRWKSDWGAHRSIVEELPLVCKNLGIQYFSPIRESADILNASGRGLPLGIYRPGKEARGDFLPIVDALVQELKLIRG; encoded by the coding sequence ATGCCTGCCAATTTGACCCTTTCGATTGAGACAAACGCTGGAGGAGTGGCGAAAAGTACTATTTCATACAATCTTGCGTATGAATTGGGTGTTCGTGGCTATTCAGTGGCACTATTAGACATCGATCCTAACGAATCATTGACATTATTTTGCGGATTAGGAGAATTTAAAACTCAGGGAACAATGGCTAATGTTTACCATCCAGACTTCAATGGGAACTGGGCTTTAGTTACAGCTTGGCAAGGTAAGATTGACAAAATTCAAGTTTGTAAAGGCGGAAAAGAATTACACGAAACAATTCGGGAAGTTTCAAAGGATCTGCGTGGAGCTTATACTCTTGCAGATCGGTTGAGTGATTATCCCTTATCTCACGATTTTGTAATTATCGATTGTCCTGCAACATTGGAGCCTTTACCACTGACTGCTCTTGCAGCTTCTAGCCACGTGTTAATTCCAATTCAACCTGAATACAAGGCTTCTCAAAGTGCTGCGGCGATGATTGAGTGGTACTATTTCAACTGCAAGCGGCTGAGATTGAAACCGACTCCAAAAATATTAGGTATAGTTCCTACTCGTTGGAAAAGTGATTGGGGAGCGCATAGAAGTATTGTCGAGGAACTTCCCCTAGTCTGTAAAAATTTGGGAATTCAGTATTTTAGCCCAATTCGAGAATCAGCTGATATTCTTAATGCTTCTGGTAGAGGGCTACCTCTGGGAATTTACAGACCAGGTAAAGAGGCAAGAGGAGATTTTCTGCCAATTGTTGATGCACTAGTTCAAGAACTTAAGCTAATAAGAGGTTGA
- a CDS encoding ParB/RepB/Spo0J family partition protein, which produces MTKLNKPSVLGMFASAADSQQVFELEERVEDLQAEITRLKDEQAQGKLAEEERTVLNQTIEDLREHLKASGIFKIHYSEIKPNPKQARQTFTSDSIRSMAVSIREEGQQQPIILLPGNLIFDGERRWRSVAEELQPEIETLDAVMLQKVLSEEELHARTLLTSLHRESLNELDLAEGLIQQAKLALEFEQEEVVRALRRAIARLNAKKLLPQLTELVILTRKEQSEGIKAFNLDEIEQSILLLLLRFQQNPASVDANVFPCLRLSEDLKTAIRQSGLGANHARSLQKLNSKNLKIEETKALKIRQDATSQVLQERLTVAQTRFLVAQTIAEHAPETKPKPSHQISSLIRDVSATKVEDIQQEQLRDLLAVLEAKAKEIRKKLD; this is translated from the coding sequence ATGACAAAATTAAACAAACCGAGTGTACTTGGAATGTTTGCTTCTGCTGCTGATTCTCAACAGGTATTTGAGCTTGAAGAACGAGTAGAAGATTTACAGGCAGAGATTACAAGATTAAAAGATGAACAAGCACAGGGAAAGCTCGCTGAAGAAGAACGTACAGTCCTCAATCAAACTATTGAAGACCTACGAGAACATTTGAAAGCATCTGGAATTTTTAAAATTCACTATAGTGAAATAAAACCCAATCCGAAACAAGCAAGGCAAACATTTACTTCGGATAGTATTCGGAGTATGGCTGTTTCAATTAGAGAGGAAGGGCAACAACAGCCGATTATCTTACTACCGGGAAATCTCATTTTTGATGGAGAACGGAGATGGAGATCAGTTGCAGAAGAGTTACAGCCAGAAATTGAAACGCTTGATGCAGTGATGCTTCAGAAAGTTCTTTCTGAAGAGGAATTACATGCACGCACTTTATTAACTAGTCTTCACCGAGAAAGCTTGAATGAGCTAGATTTAGCCGAAGGTTTGATTCAACAGGCTAAGTTAGCTTTGGAATTTGAACAGGAAGAAGTAGTTAGAGCGCTTAGGAGAGCAATAGCTAGATTAAACGCAAAAAAGCTTTTGCCCCAATTAACTGAATTGGTTATTTTAACTAGAAAAGAGCAGTCAGAAGGCATTAAAGCATTTAATTTAGACGAAATAGAACAAAGTATTCTTCTGTTATTACTACGTTTTCAACAAAATCCAGCATCAGTAGATGCAAATGTCTTTCCTTGCTTACGGCTTTCAGAAGACTTAAAAACTGCGATTAGACAATCAGGACTTGGTGCAAACCATGCCCGTTCACTCCAAAAACTAAATTCTAAAAATTTAAAAATTGAGGAAACTAAAGCTCTTAAAATCCGACAAGATGCTACATCACAAGTTTTGCAAGAAAGGCTAACAGTCGCTCAAACTCGTTTTCTAGTTGCCCAAACTATTGCTGAACATGCTCCTGAAACAAAACCTAAACCAAGTCACCAAATCAGTTCTCTAATTCGAGATGTCTCAGCAACTAAAGTCGAAGATATCCAGCAAGAGCAACTGAGAGATTTATTGGCTGTATTAGAAGCTAAGGCAAAAGAGATTCGGAAAAAGTTGGACTAA